A region from the Tahibacter amnicola genome encodes:
- a CDS encoding DUF6531 domain-containing protein has protein sequence MNRVEEPACVVVAQPSAIESPAEHRVNTRRTPRLFAAVVAVVALLTSAAGMAAPGLPSAQVLAVVAAAAVDGEVPDRIFRDGFEGVATASVEIVSPATGSTVYTRILPVDVRVRAGTSPVQSVTVNGLLAVAGATTGNATMYRADVPLTDGGNTLRAIATYGDGSTRETETQVSYVEAPRITVTSPTDWQVFGPLPNSPGGATNLTGDVERPISITGAISSAVARVEINQQSAVLENGGTAFKFERFLLREGTNLLSINAHDAQGRTVTAHLTVYVDQTAPILTVEGFEAPVITSARKLDVRGIANDAVEGGLHSPEPRVDIVNLTNNQTVQAAVSDRYYIARDLPLAVGTNELRVTAKDAVGNARSRTVQVTRIAAGTPRVTLLSGDRQRAAARSELPQPLTVAAIGPDGLPLVNLPIQFDITRGAGSISAAPGSRALIDGVNPARHLVVNTDAAGRAGVWLTLGSEAMEAGDVVRARTLDQGEEVVFTATALRGEPLWVLIAGTTGSQYAQTNSQPVEGMAVVVQDRDFNPIAGASVRFTIESGDARFTAQSALGGTPAADGLSMTVLTDKNGMAAVRPLAGGTPGTVKVNASAALTRGGFVGNASLHLVVLERSDGPTRFTGIVLDHDGTPLPGVILSITRTSLVARTDASGRFTFDGQVPAGKIDLHVDGREVRIRRGGQQLEYPGLHFETAVIQGQTNQLPHPIYLPPIDRSREKIVGGNADVTLDIPGLEGFQMVVKANSVTFKDGERVGPMVVTRVNSDRLPMVPPGGQATFGAVAWTIQPTGARFDPPVEVRIPNATGMRPGDTADIVQWDHELATFVPMGRGTVNEDGTQLVSDAGSGITKAGWGGSTPPIPPNDGDNSDDGPGGDGPGGDDTEESDNEENTEGDPVILSTGELRASVTDLSIKGRGFDFQFTRTYRSKYEYNGPVGHGWNHNHNERLHFPAGADGDVRAARGDGRLDTYRRLPNGSYQTPNSLYTRLNKNADGTFTLRDRYGFATEFDANGYMTERRDRNGNRMTYTYDATRRLVTVHDTFGRPITIGYYPNGRIHTVTDFSGREVVYQYDSYGDLVGVRSPVIVGTSTGNDFPQGKLTSYTYSTRFANGALKHNLLTVTDGNRQTYLENRYGQSGFQLDRVVYQRHGANDQVYHFEYQDLPGGAADQPDVPDNQVTMTDRNGNVEVHIHNARGNLLERRERTNRDINPNDPAEFTTLHRYTLDGELRETIYPEGNRVEVVYDTQNPDPLQRGNLLKRIKRAGPRGAEGQEQLEVSYRYEPLFNQVISAVDPRGNLPGYVPPNGGTASAARYTTQFVYDYQESNDVAALAASLGMTEQAVRDRLTAAGVSIGLGDVNGDGVTDQRKGNVVQARKRSPRLVDGSTQTVLVDYTYNRFGQPLREIDPEGNVDLHEYYPENNPDGAGAATVSTRPLASDTGVT, from the coding sequence ATGAACCGCGTTGAAGAACCGGCCTGCGTCGTGGTCGCGCAACCGTCCGCCATTGAATCCCCTGCGGAGCACCGCGTGAATACTCGCCGTACCCCTCGGTTGTTTGCCGCTGTCGTCGCCGTTGTCGCCCTGTTGACCAGCGCCGCCGGCATGGCCGCGCCCGGTCTGCCCTCGGCGCAGGTACTGGCCGTGGTAGCGGCGGCGGCCGTTGACGGCGAAGTGCCCGATCGCATCTTCCGTGACGGCTTCGAAGGTGTCGCAACCGCGTCGGTGGAAATCGTCAGCCCGGCGACGGGCAGCACGGTCTACACGCGGATCCTTCCGGTCGACGTGCGCGTCCGCGCGGGCACCAGCCCGGTGCAGAGCGTCACCGTCAACGGTCTGCTGGCCGTGGCCGGTGCGACGACCGGCAACGCCACGATGTATCGCGCGGACGTGCCGCTGACGGACGGCGGCAATACCCTGCGGGCGATCGCCACCTACGGCGACGGTTCCACGCGCGAGACCGAAACGCAGGTCAGCTATGTCGAGGCCCCGCGCATCACAGTGACCAGTCCGACCGACTGGCAGGTGTTTGGCCCGCTGCCGAACTCCCCCGGTGGCGCAACCAACCTGACCGGCGACGTCGAGCGCCCGATCAGCATCACCGGCGCCATCAGCAGCGCGGTGGCGCGCGTGGAGATCAACCAGCAGTCGGCCGTACTGGAAAACGGCGGCACCGCGTTCAAGTTCGAACGTTTTCTGTTGCGCGAAGGCACCAACCTGCTCAGCATCAACGCACACGACGCCCAGGGCCGCACTGTCACGGCGCATCTCACTGTGTACGTGGATCAGACGGCGCCGATCCTTACGGTGGAAGGATTCGAAGCACCGGTCATCACCTCCGCACGCAAGCTCGACGTTCGCGGTATCGCCAATGATGCCGTGGAAGGCGGCCTGCATTCGCCGGAGCCGCGTGTCGATATCGTCAATCTGACCAACAACCAGACGGTGCAGGCGGCCGTCAGCGATCGCTACTACATCGCGCGCGATCTGCCCTTGGCGGTCGGCACCAACGAGTTGCGCGTCACGGCGAAAGATGCAGTCGGCAATGCGCGCAGCCGCACGGTACAGGTGACGCGCATCGCCGCCGGTACGCCGCGCGTGACCCTGCTCTCGGGCGATCGCCAACGCGCCGCCGCGCGCAGCGAATTGCCGCAGCCGCTCACGGTGGCCGCGATCGGCCCCGACGGCCTTCCCCTGGTGAATCTGCCGATCCAGTTCGATATCACGCGCGGTGCGGGCAGCATCAGCGCCGCACCGGGATCGCGAGCGCTGATCGATGGCGTGAACCCCGCGCGCCACCTCGTGGTGAACACGGATGCCGCCGGTCGCGCCGGAGTCTGGCTGACGCTGGGCAGCGAAGCGATGGAAGCCGGCGACGTGGTTCGGGCGAGAACACTCGACCAGGGCGAGGAGGTGGTCTTCACCGCGACCGCGTTGCGTGGCGAACCGCTGTGGGTGCTGATTGCCGGTACCACGGGCAGCCAGTACGCGCAGACGAATAGCCAGCCGGTGGAAGGCATGGCCGTGGTCGTGCAAGACCGCGATTTCAATCCCATCGCCGGCGCCTCGGTGCGCTTCACGATCGAATCGGGCGATGCGCGTTTCACCGCGCAGTCGGCCCTGGGCGGCACCCCGGCCGCAGACGGTTTGTCGATGACCGTGTTGACTGACAAGAACGGTATGGCGGCGGTGCGTCCGTTGGCCGGCGGCACGCCGGGTACGGTGAAGGTCAACGCCAGTGCCGCGCTGACGCGTGGTGGCTTCGTCGGCAACGCGTCCTTGCATCTGGTCGTGCTGGAACGCAGCGACGGACCGACCCGCTTCACCGGCATCGTGCTCGACCATGACGGCACGCCGCTGCCGGGTGTGATTCTGTCGATTACGCGTACCAGCCTGGTCGCGCGCACCGATGCGAGCGGACGCTTCACGTTCGACGGTCAGGTGCCGGCCGGCAAGATCGACCTGCACGTCGACGGTCGCGAAGTGCGCATTCGCCGCGGCGGGCAGCAGCTCGAATATCCGGGCCTGCATTTCGAAACGGCCGTCATTCAAGGCCAGACCAATCAGCTGCCGCATCCGATCTATCTGCCGCCGATCGACCGGTCGCGGGAAAAGATCGTCGGCGGCAATGCCGACGTGACGCTGGATATTCCCGGTCTGGAAGGTTTCCAGATGGTAGTCAAGGCCAACAGCGTGACCTTCAAGGACGGCGAGCGCGTCGGTCCGATGGTGGTGACGCGCGTCAACAGCGACCGCCTGCCCATGGTGCCGCCGGGCGGCCAGGCCACCTTCGGTGCGGTCGCGTGGACGATTCAGCCGACCGGCGCGCGCTTCGACCCGCCGGTCGAAGTGCGGATTCCGAACGCCACGGGTATGCGTCCCGGCGATACGGCCGATATTGTGCAGTGGGATCACGAACTGGCGACCTTCGTGCCGATGGGCCGCGGCACCGTCAACGAAGACGGCACGCAGCTCGTCAGCGACGCCGGTTCAGGCATCACCAAGGCTGGCTGGGGCGGCAGCACGCCGCCGATCCCGCCGAACGACGGTGACAATAGCGATGACGGCCCCGGTGGCGACGGTCCTGGCGGTGATGACACGGAAGAAAGTGACAATGAGGAGAATACCGAGGGCGACCCGGTCATCCTCAGCACGGGCGAGTTGCGAGCGTCGGTCACGGATCTTTCCATCAAGGGCCGTGGCTTCGACTTCCAGTTCACGCGTACGTATCGCAGCAAGTACGAATACAACGGACCGGTCGGTCACGGCTGGAATCACAACCACAACGAACGCCTGCATTTCCCGGCGGGCGCCGATGGTGACGTGCGCGCTGCGCGCGGTGACGGCCGTCTCGATACGTACCGTCGTCTGCCCAACGGCAGCTACCAGACACCGAACAGCCTCTACACACGTCTGAACAAGAACGCCGACGGTACCTTTACGCTGCGCGACCGGTATGGCTTCGCCACCGAGTTTGATGCCAACGGCTACATGACCGAGCGGCGCGACCGCAACGGCAATCGCATGACGTACACCTACGATGCGACGCGCCGTCTCGTCACCGTGCACGACACGTTCGGACGTCCGATCACCATCGGCTACTACCCGAACGGCCGCATTCACACGGTGACCGATTTCAGCGGACGCGAAGTCGTCTACCAGTACGACAGCTACGGCGATCTCGTGGGCGTGCGCTCGCCGGTGATCGTCGGTACCTCGACGGGTAACGACTTCCCGCAAGGCAAGCTCACCTCGTATACCTATTCGACGCGTTTCGCCAACGGTGCGCTCAAGCACAATCTGCTGACGGTGACCGACGGCAATCGCCAGACGTATCTGGAAAATCGCTACGGCCAGAGCGGTTTCCAGCTGGACCGGGTGGTGTACCAGCGCCATGGCGCCAACGACCAGGTCTACCACTTCGAGTACCAGGATCTGCCGGGCGGTGCAGCCGATCAGCCGGACGTGCCCGACAACCAGGTCACGATGACCGACCGCAACGGCAATGTGGAAGTCCATATCCACAATGCGCGCGGCAATTTGCTTGAGCGCCGCGAGCGGACCAATCGCGACATCAATCCGAACGATCCGGCCGAATTCACCACGCTGCACCGCTACACCCTCGACGGTGAACTGCGCGAGACGATTTACCCGGAAGGCAATCGGGTGGAAGTCGTCTACGACACGCAGAACCCGGATCCGCTCCAGCGCGGCAATCTGCTCAAGCGGATCAAGCGCGCAGGGCCGCGTGGTGCGGAAGGGCAGGAACAGCTCGAAGTCAGCTATCGCTACGAACCGCTGTTCAACCAGGTCATTTCGGCGGTTGATCCGCGCGGCAATTTGCCGGGCTATGTACCGCCCAACGGCGGTACGGCTTCTGCGGCGCGCTACACGACGCAGTTCGTCTACGACTATCAGGAATCGAACGACGTTGCGGCGCTGGCCGCGAGCCTGGGCATGACCGAGCAGGCTGTTCGCGATCGCCTGACCGCCGCCGGAGTCTCCATCGGCCTGGGCGACGTCAACGGTGACGGCGTCACCGACCAGCGCAAGGGCAACGTCGTGCAGGCGCGCAAGCGGTCGCCGCGACTGGTCGACGGTTCGACCCAGACGGTTCTGGTCGACTACACCTACAACCGCTTCGGCCAGCCGCTGCGGGAGATCGATCCGGAAGGCAATGTCGATCTGCACGAGTACTACCCGGAGAACAATCCGGACGGCGCGGGCGCGGCGACCGTATCGACCCGGCCATTGGCCAGCGATACGGGGGTTACCTGA
- a CDS encoding RHS repeat-associated core domain-containing protein: protein MRNDYAYDVVGNVTAFTDGRRHVTQYERNAFDQVVKITSAAPFLYTEELHYDGNNNIVRREVENRDTNGPSLDGSATVTYSYDMLDKPTRRTEEVSTSRTLTTEFIYDKNENLAEIVQPLGNRIRRVFDERDLLYSSTRGFGTPKASTTTRRYDGNRNLVEFRDAQDNNGDGQPDAQLLKYDGHDRVIERRDAVGNVTKITHDPLNVRTRVQRFGLRGGASPTNNTGAGNVLLAETRYLPDELGRVYQIDQLFADAAGQPLPDGPLTPGDGFVTTRRSYDRSSHVVGVTDDNNHTATFVYDGLDRRVRQTDALNNVRQFGFDANSNLETILDIEQGANGTTETYRTQVIYDELNRPVSLTDNIGNTTAIAYDSRHNVIRRTDALGNVTRMVYDGIDRKIRTIDELRVGGVGSGAIDMSNPANPDGLNTTTIELDDNSRIAGLTDDKGNTTRYHYDALNRLERTQFADDSLIEYEYDLDDNLNKVTDANGSVHTVSYDAVNRLTAVDIARGAGIAGTDRLRYQYDGVGRRTRMTDNNDPSIAADDSTLEATYDSLGRPLTQVQNGRVVGNTYDGVGNPLVLSYPGGRQVRRSYDELDRLDRIAEVAGDVTIGEYDYIGRDRVSERRSGNGTRQEFDIPGTGDGYDDNKRVTALRHLNAGGTVLAEFQYGYDKVNNPRYEHESATDSGQLVELDSAYRVQRALTARPGVDVRNLTNNAITNADLQALSGGVDTDYRVDGANNWNERQRGTETTPFATNNLNQYTQIGPRSQQHDRKGNLTEDGTRKLTYDALDRLLSVADNGQTVARFRYDALGRRIAKEAGGQTTQYLHDLSRVIEEQDDSGATLRTYVHGRYLDELIQLRNSTGDFYYHANSQQSVVALSNSAGQIVERYSYDEYGKTAISDAAGNSIAQSAVGNPFGYTGRSLDTETGYYYYRARYYSPDRGRFITRDPIGYLAGMNLYAYVDNNPLRWVDPYGLDKDSWADEYKKWKEEREKEWVDDKRCEGMANLACMALAGETALYEFFAEDAVKAIDDAREGKISPETALDILMALCKPCKVADKANDARRKLDNAPLDKIDNACCCFPAGTQIWTEAGPVPIENVKVGQLVYARDPKTGETALKPVTQLINTKPKPLYQLTIRGADGSVEQMEATGDHPYWVPERGWVNVEDMEAGLAFTDLDKGQLLLEKVELLDRIEKTYNFSVADFHTYFAGEKKVFVHNNCNCRTVSNYEDVTDPGSRYPNRSTDVSKAEFEQNLTDSGWSKTVSKDGKVAIYEKDGARYVVRDGAKSTGGPTADYYGPNNTGGIDVKIRLDQPPTTPLPPPQPMP, encoded by the coding sequence GTGCGCAACGACTACGCGTACGACGTCGTCGGCAATGTCACGGCCTTCACCGACGGACGCCGTCACGTCACGCAGTACGAACGCAACGCCTTCGATCAGGTCGTCAAGATCACCTCGGCGGCGCCGTTCCTCTACACCGAGGAACTGCACTACGACGGTAACAACAATATCGTTCGCCGCGAGGTGGAAAACCGCGATACCAACGGGCCGTCGCTGGACGGCTCGGCGACGGTGACCTACAGCTACGACATGCTGGACAAGCCGACCCGGCGCACGGAAGAGGTGTCGACCAGCAGGACGCTGACCACCGAATTCATTTACGACAAGAACGAAAACCTTGCGGAAATCGTCCAGCCGCTCGGCAATCGCATACGGCGCGTGTTCGACGAACGCGACCTGCTGTATTCGTCGACACGCGGCTTCGGCACGCCCAAGGCCAGCACGACCACGCGTCGCTATGACGGCAACCGCAATCTGGTCGAGTTCCGCGACGCACAGGACAACAACGGCGACGGCCAGCCCGATGCGCAGCTGCTCAAGTACGACGGCCACGACCGCGTGATCGAGCGCCGCGACGCCGTGGGCAACGTCACCAAGATCACCCACGATCCGCTCAACGTGCGGACGCGCGTGCAGCGCTTCGGCCTGCGCGGCGGCGCCAGCCCGACCAACAATACGGGTGCGGGCAACGTGCTGCTCGCGGAAACGCGTTATCTGCCGGACGAACTCGGCCGCGTCTACCAGATCGACCAGCTCTTCGCCGATGCCGCCGGCCAGCCGCTGCCCGACGGTCCGCTCACGCCGGGTGACGGCTTCGTCACGACGCGCCGCAGCTACGACCGCAGCAGCCACGTGGTCGGCGTCACCGACGATAACAACCACACCGCCACCTTCGTCTACGACGGCCTGGATCGCCGCGTGCGCCAGACCGACGCACTGAACAACGTCCGCCAGTTCGGTTTCGACGCCAACAGCAATCTCGAGACCATTCTCGATATCGAGCAGGGCGCCAACGGCACGACCGAAACCTATCGGACGCAGGTGATATACGACGAACTGAACCGCCCGGTTTCGTTGACCGACAACATAGGCAACACGACGGCCATCGCCTACGACAGCCGCCACAACGTGATTCGGCGGACGGATGCGTTGGGGAATGTCACGCGGATGGTGTACGACGGGATTGACCGCAAGATTCGTACGATCGACGAACTGCGCGTCGGCGGCGTCGGTAGCGGTGCTATCGATATGAGTAATCCGGCTAATCCGGACGGTCTCAACACCACGACGATCGAGTTGGACGACAACTCACGGATCGCCGGCTTGACGGACGACAAGGGTAATACCACGCGCTATCACTACGATGCGCTGAATCGCCTCGAACGCACGCAATTCGCGGATGACTCCCTGATCGAGTACGAATACGATCTGGACGACAACCTCAACAAGGTCACGGATGCCAACGGTTCGGTTCATACGGTCTCGTACGACGCCGTAAATCGTCTGACCGCTGTCGATATTGCGCGTGGCGCAGGTATCGCCGGCACGGACAGGCTGCGCTACCAGTACGACGGTGTCGGCCGCCGCACGCGCATGACGGACAACAACGATCCCTCTATCGCAGCGGATGATTCGACTCTGGAAGCGACCTACGACTCGCTCGGTCGTCCGCTGACCCAGGTGCAGAACGGGCGCGTCGTCGGCAACACGTATGACGGTGTCGGCAATCCGCTGGTGCTGTCGTATCCAGGTGGTCGTCAGGTTCGTCGCTCCTACGACGAGCTCGACCGCCTCGACCGCATTGCCGAAGTTGCCGGTGACGTGACCATCGGTGAATACGACTACATAGGGCGCGATCGCGTCAGTGAGCGTCGCAGCGGTAACGGTACTCGCCAGGAGTTCGACATTCCGGGCACGGGCGACGGATACGATGACAATAAACGCGTCACTGCACTGCGCCATCTCAATGCCGGCGGAACCGTCCTGGCTGAATTCCAGTACGGCTACGACAAGGTCAACAATCCGCGCTACGAGCACGAGTCGGCAACCGATAGCGGTCAACTGGTCGAATTGGACTCGGCCTACCGAGTCCAGCGCGCACTGACGGCTCGCCCTGGCGTCGACGTGCGAAACCTGACCAACAATGCCATCACCAATGCGGATCTACAGGCATTGAGCGGTGGTGTCGATACGGACTATCGCGTCGACGGCGCAAACAACTGGAACGAGCGCCAGCGCGGTACCGAAACGACCCCGTTCGCTACCAACAATCTGAATCAGTACACCCAGATCGGACCACGTTCCCAGCAGCACGACCGCAAGGGCAATCTGACCGAAGACGGCACGCGCAAGCTGACCTACGACGCTCTCGATCGCCTGCTCAGCGTGGCCGACAACGGCCAGACGGTGGCGAGGTTCCGCTACGACGCCCTTGGCCGTCGTATCGCGAAAGAAGCCGGTGGCCAGACCACGCAATACCTCCATGATCTGTCGCGCGTCATCGAGGAGCAGGACGATTCGGGCGCCACGCTGCGGACCTACGTCCACGGTCGGTACCTTGACGAACTGATCCAGCTGCGCAACAGCACGGGCGATTTCTACTACCACGCGAATAGCCAACAGAGCGTGGTTGCGTTGTCCAATAGCGCAGGCCAGATCGTCGAGCGCTACTCCTATGACGAGTACGGTAAGACGGCGATCAGTGACGCCGCCGGCAATTCGATCGCGCAAAGCGCCGTCGGTAATCCGTTCGGCTATACCGGCCGCAGCCTGGATACCGAGACGGGGTACTACTACTACCGCGCCCGTTACTACTCGCCGGATCGCGGCCGTTTCATCACGCGCGACCCGATTGGCTACCTCGCGGGCATGAACCTGTACGCCTATGTCGACAACAACCCGCTGCGTTGGGTCGATCCGTATGGACTGGACAAGGACAGCTGGGCGGACGAATACAAGAAGTGGAAGGAAGAGCGCGAGAAGGAGTGGGTCGACGACAAGCGTTGCGAGGGTATGGCCAACCTCGCCTGTATGGCGTTGGCTGGTGAGACGGCGCTGTACGAGTTCTTTGCGGAAGATGCGGTCAAGGCTATTGACGACGCGCGCGAAGGCAAGATCAGCCCGGAAACTGCCCTTGACATCCTGATGGCGCTTTGTAAGCCGTGCAAGGTCGCTGACAAGGCGAATGACGCGCGGCGGAAGCTGGACAACGCGCCACTCGACAAGATCGATAATGCGTGTTGTTGCTTCCCGGCAGGTACACAAATCTGGACCGAAGCAGGCCCGGTGCCGATTGAAAACGTTAAGGTTGGTCAGCTTGTGTACGCACGGGATCCCAAGACCGGGGAAACCGCACTCAAGCCGGTGACGCAGCTCATCAACACCAAGCCGAAACCGCTGTATCAATTGACTATTCGCGGAGCGGATGGCTCAGTCGAGCAAATGGAGGCCACTGGCGATCATCCGTATTGGGTGCCTGAGCGCGGTTGGGTCAATGTCGAAGATATGGAGGCGGGATTGGCCTTCACCGACCTTGATAAAGGTCAGCTGCTGCTTGAGAAGGTTGAGCTGCTGGACCGCATCGAGAAGACGTACAACTTCTCGGTGGCGGATTTCCATACGTATTTCGCTGGCGAGAAGAAGGTTTTCGTACACAACAATTGCAATTGCCGAACTGTATCTAACTACGAGGATGTCACCGACCCTGGTAGCCGATATCCGAATCGGTCGACGGACGTCAGCAAGGCTGAGTTCGAACAAAACCTTACGGACTCAGGATGGTCGAAAACGGTGAGTAAGGATGGGAAAGTTGCAATCTACGAAAAGGATGGCGCTAGGTACGTCGTCCGCGACGGTGCCAAGTCGACGGGTGGACCGACGGCTGATTACTATGGTCCAAATAACACGGGCGGCATCGACGTAAAAATTCGCCTTGACCAACCGCCTACGACACCGCTTCCACCGCCTCAGCCGATGCCATGA